A genomic segment from Oligoflexus sp. encodes:
- a CDS encoding ABC transporter ATP-binding protein yields the protein MEPLLTAQHLQKKFGKLTAVDDITISVKAGECLALLGPNGAGKTTTVEMLEGLQSPDAGEIRIFGQSLRTHRQEIMQNVGVMLQETQLYKKLTVKETLELFASFFHKSLKPDEAIAMVELSDKADVRLEHLSGGQKQRAYLACSLINEPRLLFLDEPTTGLDPQSRRMIWDLLQKHKGRDRGILLTTHYMDEAEKLADRVAVVDHGRIIAEGTPTELIHKVCGEQVVCFRYLGLDPLTVRERLQPHLPWLKEAAVIDQGFELVARDPVATITELSRASDQQNLKLAQLEMRRSTLEDVFIKLTGRSIRDA from the coding sequence ATGGAACCCCTTCTCACCGCACAGCACCTGCAGAAGAAGTTTGGCAAGCTGACTGCTGTCGATGATATCACAATAAGCGTAAAAGCCGGAGAATGTCTGGCGCTTCTCGGACCCAATGGCGCTGGCAAAACCACGACCGTTGAAATGCTGGAAGGTCTGCAATCGCCGGACGCCGGTGAAATCAGGATATTCGGTCAATCCCTGCGCACGCATCGCCAGGAGATCATGCAGAACGTGGGCGTGATGCTGCAGGAAACGCAGCTTTACAAGAAATTGACTGTGAAGGAAACCCTCGAACTTTTCGCGAGCTTTTTTCATAAAAGTTTGAAGCCCGACGAAGCGATCGCCATGGTCGAACTCAGCGACAAGGCTGATGTTCGTCTTGAGCATCTCTCGGGCGGACAGAAACAGCGGGCCTATCTGGCTTGCAGTCTGATCAATGAGCCCCGCCTTCTTTTTTTGGATGAACCCACGACCGGACTTGATCCCCAATCGCGCCGCATGATCTGGGATCTTCTGCAGAAACACAAGGGCCGTGATCGCGGCATTCTTCTGACCACGCATTACATGGACGAGGCTGAAAAACTCGCCGATCGCGTGGCCGTGGTCGATCATGGTCGCATCATCGCCGAAGGAACGCCGACGGAATTGATTCACAAGGTCTGCGGTGAACAGGTCGTCTGCTTCCGTTATCTTGGTCTCGATCCCCTTACGGTAAGAGAACGCCTGCAGCCGCATCTTCCCTGGCTGAAAGAGGCTGCGGTGATCGACCAGGGCTTTGAACTTGTGGCCCGCGATCCGGTCGCCACCATCACCGAACTCAGCCGCGCCTCGGATCAACAGAATTTGAAGCTCGCGCAGCTCGAAATGCGCCGTTCCACGCTGGAAGATGTCTTTATTAAATTGACGGGAAGGAGCATTCGGGATGCTTAG
- a CDS encoding DUF2892 domain-containing protein: MQPNLSHHERLASIALGSLAFVNGFSRRSSIPHHLQKAAGMAMIVRGLTGYCPLYRALHRRPLHAPHAIERSIIIDRPIEDLRSMLDEGDPMLHESSRKIFPITAGYLLWNLELEPIGDGLMTHVRARLSDQNESLEIKTYLSRQVIRSLADQELQRIKQLLDEKRPASHSS; encoded by the coding sequence ATGCAACCCAACCTCTCGCATCATGAACGTCTGGCGTCGATAGCTTTGGGTTCCCTGGCATTCGTGAATGGTTTCTCCCGGCGTTCTTCCATACCGCATCATCTGCAAAAAGCAGCGGGTATGGCTATGATCGTGCGTGGGCTCACGGGTTACTGTCCGCTCTATCGGGCCTTGCATCGCAGGCCGCTGCATGCACCCCATGCCATCGAAAGGTCCATCATCATCGATCGGCCGATCGAGGACTTGCGCAGCATGCTGGATGAAGGCGATCCCATGCTGCATGAAAGCAGTCGCAAAATATTTCCGATCACGGCGGGCTACCTCCTTTGGAATTTGGAACTTGAACCCATAGGTGATGGTCTCATGACCCATGTGCGGGCGCGACTCTCGGATCAGAACGAATCGCTTGAAATCAAGACCTACCTTTCCCGCCAGGTGATTCGCTCCCTGGCCGATCAGGAATTGCAGCGCATCAAACAGCTGCTCGACGAAAAAAGACCCGCCTCTCATAGCTCCTGA
- a CDS encoding MnmC family methyltransferase: MTLILDDLVVTQDGTITLRHPDYDEDFHSIKGARFEADSLYMEASGFRSHLQTITSAETLGVLDVGLGLGYNALMTMECWMLGQGAQDLDLISLEHTPELVRSLADPACAWKEGWPETWKSWSQSLQKKTDEEVWTAVFQHPLSGKTLRWRVLVGDARDANLSPWTFHYIWQDAFSPKKNPELWSVEWFEKLRAVSDPAVQLVTYSVARLVRDHLEAASWTQERVKTPQAQSGEGTGKRQWLLARLKTT, encoded by the coding sequence ATGACCCTGATTCTTGATGACCTGGTAGTGACCCAGGATGGCACGATAACTCTGCGTCATCCTGATTATGATGAGGACTTTCACTCCATCAAGGGGGCCCGTTTCGAGGCCGATAGCCTTTATATGGAGGCCAGCGGCTTTCGCTCGCATCTTCAGACGATTACGTCGGCGGAGACCCTCGGTGTTTTGGATGTGGGGCTGGGACTGGGATACAATGCACTGATGACCATGGAATGCTGGATGCTGGGACAAGGGGCTCAGGATCTGGATCTTATCAGCCTCGAACATACGCCGGAGCTGGTCCGATCGCTTGCCGACCCCGCCTGCGCGTGGAAAGAGGGCTGGCCCGAGACCTGGAAGAGCTGGTCGCAAAGCCTGCAAAAAAAGACTGATGAGGAGGTTTGGACGGCCGTGTTCCAGCATCCCCTTAGTGGAAAAACTTTACGATGGCGGGTCCTGGTCGGTGACGCGCGTGACGCGAATCTTTCCCCCTGGACGTTTCATTACATCTGGCAGGATGCGTTCTCGCCCAAAAAGAATCCAGAGCTTTGGTCGGTGGAATGGTTTGAAAAGCTGCGGGCAGTCAGTGATCCCGCCGTTCAGCTCGTGACCTATTCGGTCGCGCGTCTTGTGCGGGATCATCTGGAAGCCGCATCATGGACCCAGGAGCGCGTGAAAACGCCCCAGGCCCAAAGCGGAGAAGGAACGGGAAAAAGACAGTGGCTGCTGGCGCGGCTTAAAACCACTTGA
- a CDS encoding DUF2058 family protein has product MSLRDQLLKSGLADKNKAKKAEKEAKKRQHQSLVSQDAIQDEISQEIAEKARRQQEADRERNRQREEERQKREAIHRAMDIMIAGDLRESGAQVPYYFIHRENRISEILVTELQQTQLASGELAIVAFDPDFRVYLVDASNAGKIRDAAPHFVLCWHPAP; this is encoded by the coding sequence ATGAGTTTGAGAGATCAACTCCTCAAATCCGGTTTGGCAGACAAAAACAAAGCGAAAAAAGCTGAAAAAGAAGCGAAAAAGCGTCAGCATCAGAGCCTTGTGTCGCAAGATGCCATACAAGACGAAATCAGTCAGGAGATTGCGGAAAAGGCGAGGCGTCAGCAGGAAGCCGATCGTGAACGCAATCGTCAGCGTGAAGAGGAACGGCAGAAGCGCGAAGCCATCCATCGCGCGATGGATATCATGATCGCCGGCGATCTGCGGGAAAGCGGAGCGCAGGTTCCTTATTATTTCATTCATAGGGAAAACAGGATCAGTGAAATCCTGGTGACCGAGTTGCAGCAAACGCAGCTGGCGTCAGGAGAGTTGGCTATCGTCGCCTTCGATCCTGACTTCCGCGTTTACCTCGTGGACGCCAGCAACGCCGGGAAGATTCGCGACGCGGCGCCGCATTTTGTGCTGTGCTGGCATCCGGCGCCTTGA
- a CDS encoding ABC transporter permease yields MLSRSLWQQIKCRWREFRREPSAFFWVMFMPVLWMVVLGFAFSKPRPESYGVGWLAPASVSELSEKTHKALTENPQIKLREADLAELETRIKRGEISMILQFDAQNKAVYRLDQNNPEAMRARNFVNDVVQNQGGRMDPVPQESTNIQAEGGRYVDFLIPGLLGLSIMTSSLFGVGMTIVSNRKENLLKRYLATPMRSYEFIVSHIFGRLIILAAEFSAVMIAGYLIFHFRLYGNFFQYVLFAILGAAAFTSLALLCASRTRSVPMISGLTNLISLPMMMLSGVFFSKNNFPDWLREATAYLPLTALNDGLRKIALEGLALTDLGPEIAVLGVYTIVCAVIAQRLFKWF; encoded by the coding sequence ATGCTTAGTCGCAGCCTTTGGCAGCAGATCAAATGTCGTTGGCGGGAATTCCGCCGGGAACCGTCCGCGTTTTTCTGGGTGATGTTCATGCCCGTCCTGTGGATGGTCGTGCTCGGTTTTGCCTTCTCGAAACCGCGGCCGGAATCCTATGGCGTCGGTTGGCTGGCACCGGCCAGCGTTTCCGAACTCAGCGAGAAAACGCATAAGGCGCTCACGGAGAATCCCCAGATTAAATTGCGCGAGGCGGACCTTGCGGAACTGGAGACCCGCATCAAACGCGGCGAGATTTCGATGATTCTGCAGTTTGACGCGCAAAATAAAGCCGTTTACCGTCTGGATCAAAACAATCCCGAGGCGATGAGGGCGCGCAACTTCGTCAATGATGTGGTGCAGAATCAGGGCGGGCGCATGGATCCCGTTCCCCAGGAATCGACCAATATCCAGGCCGAGGGTGGGCGTTACGTCGACTTTCTGATCCCAGGTCTTTTGGGACTCAGCATCATGACTTCCAGCCTTTTCGGTGTGGGCATGACCATAGTCAGCAACCGGAAGGAAAACCTCCTGAAGCGTTATCTTGCGACGCCGATGCGCTCGTATGAATTCATCGTCTCGCATATCTTCGGCCGTCTGATTATCCTGGCCGCTGAATTCTCGGCCGTGATGATCGCCGGTTATCTGATCTTTCATTTCCGGCTTTATGGAAACTTCTTCCAATACGTCCTGTTCGCGATCCTCGGTGCGGCCGCCTTCACGTCCCTCGCGCTCCTTTGTGCCTCGCGCACACGCAGCGTGCCGATGATATCGGGTCTGACCAACTTGATTTCGCTGCCGATGATGATGCTGTCAGGGGTTTTCTTTTCGAAGAATAATTTTCCGGATTGGCTTCGTGAAGCGACCGCTTATCTGCCGCTGACAGCCCTCAACGATGGTCTGCGTAAAATCGCTTTGGAAGGTCTGGCGCTTACTGATCTCGGCCCTGAAATCGCCGTGCTCGGAGTTTACACGATCGTCTGCGCGGTGATTGCCCAGCGCCTTTTCAAGTGGTTTTAA
- a CDS encoding dihydrolipoyl dehydrogenase: MQKKFDVVILGAGTAGLAALKEVKRHTKSVLMIDPGPLGTTCARVGCMPSKVFIQVAHDVHRARLLEKKGIMPENGRVQLSRVMEDVRRYRDYFVEPIVRDIKASSEHFLQGHARFTGPQSLSVDGKHQLEAKSIIIATGSRPVIPASWPRNHPKIVTTDDFFEWKSLPQKWAVVGLGPIGLELGQALAHLGLDVHGYDRNKTLGGLAGSQLNEQAYDIFQRDMKINRGDDVTIRDQGEQLEINFGNKVQRVDAVLAAMGRQPNLDDLDLEQTGCEKGEDGLPIRDEATLSFRGLSIYLAGDVDKTNPLLHEASDEGRIAGYNASHEVPIPMARRTPLAVVFTHPGIAAVGKREAESGRTIIGKASYDDQGRAKIMGENQGAVHLHVAAPEGQLLGADILAPGAEHLAHLLALAVDRQLTVSEMLELPFYHPTLEEGIRTALRDAARQL, translated from the coding sequence ATGCAGAAAAAGTTCGATGTCGTGATTTTGGGAGCGGGCACAGCGGGACTGGCGGCTTTAAAAGAGGTCAAGCGTCATACGAAAAGCGTTCTGATGATCGACCCTGGGCCGCTCGGGACGACCTGTGCACGGGTGGGCTGCATGCCCTCCAAGGTCTTTATCCAGGTGGCTCATGATGTCCACCGTGCCCGGCTTTTGGAAAAGAAAGGGATTATGCCTGAAAATGGCCGCGTTCAGCTGAGCCGCGTGATGGAAGATGTGCGCCGGTACCGGGATTATTTTGTCGAGCCGATTGTTCGGGATATTAAGGCGTCGAGCGAACACTTTCTTCAGGGGCATGCTCGCTTTACCGGCCCTCAGTCCCTCTCGGTGGACGGCAAACATCAGCTCGAAGCGAAAAGCATTATCATCGCGACCGGAAGCCGCCCGGTGATTCCCGCGTCCTGGCCGCGCAATCATCCCAAGATCGTCACGACCGACGATTTCTTCGAGTGGAAAAGCCTTCCGCAAAAATGGGCCGTGGTCGGCCTTGGTCCTATTGGACTTGAGCTGGGTCAGGCGCTGGCGCATCTGGGCCTCGATGTTCACGGCTATGATCGCAATAAAACACTTGGCGGCCTCGCCGGATCGCAGTTGAATGAACAGGCTTATGACATTTTCCAGCGCGATATGAAAATCAACCGAGGTGATGATGTGACCATCCGCGACCAGGGTGAACAGTTGGAGATCAACTTCGGAAACAAGGTGCAGCGCGTGGATGCGGTCCTGGCCGCCATGGGTCGTCAGCCGAATCTTGACGATCTGGACCTTGAGCAGACAGGTTGCGAAAAAGGCGAGGATGGTTTGCCCATTAGGGATGAGGCGACCCTTTCATTTCGGGGTCTATCCATTTATCTTGCCGGCGACGTCGATAAGACCAATCCGCTCCTTCATGAGGCATCCGACGAAGGCCGAATTGCCGGCTACAACGCCTCTCATGAGGTACCCATTCCCATGGCGAGGCGAACGCCGCTGGCGGTTGTGTTCACGCATCCAGGAATTGCAGCGGTGGGAAAACGTGAGGCCGAAAGCGGCAGGACCATCATCGGCAAGGCGTCCTATGACGATCAAGGACGCGCGAAAATCATGGGCGAGAATCAGGGTGCCGTGCATCTTCACGTTGCGGCGCCTGAAGGGCAGCTGCTCGGAGCCGATATCCTGGCGCCAGGAGCCGAGCACCTCGCGCATCTTCTCGCTCTGGCTGTTGACCGGCAGTTGACCGTATCCGAGATGCTGGAGCTGCCGTTCTATCATCCAACTTTGGAAGAAGGCATTCGGACGGCTCTGCGGGATGCCGCGCGTCAGCTCTAA
- a CDS encoding HAMP domain-containing protein, which produces MLGSKLSSIKHRSFLAVGLIMTLFGVMFTSHFILTKESLELLHSSESKTFPILQILDQSLARLKDYQESLQAAVATNDVYAIDDAHLIGEEIQALLQRVESLDPKLTSRAAPILTQFKSYRQSAEDLTRRVIAKEISFSGENAQIKSHFAIQEENFQRIHGFRDEIHSYYIHEIRQTSDRGETTISRGIILIIVSLAIAFFILIFLQKSIITPIMLLANASRKVALGSFSRVPERRGQDEVSQLTNDFNRMITSLELSSHTMLSIIEHGRRMAVSSSLPRLRTALADGLGAYSDAPLPHEFWVSLRTLVRGESVDNRFILVSAEGELLSDTCLLDELQKRTHIPVRNHYDESIMAMIVCFEPDFESSPVKSFIEAVAIHVASALDSIKLQDTMNLVKEQSQSMRTLLENIDQGICTIDSSLNIHGPYSPFL; this is translated from the coding sequence ATGTTGGGAAGCAAGTTGAGCAGCATCAAGCATCGCAGCTTTCTGGCTGTTGGTTTGATCATGACCCTTTTCGGGGTGATGTTTACTTCCCACTTTATCCTGACCAAGGAGAGTCTGGAGCTCCTGCATAGTTCGGAAAGCAAAACCTTTCCCATCCTCCAGATCCTGGACCAATCCCTGGCCCGACTGAAAGACTATCAGGAATCGCTCCAGGCTGCGGTAGCGACCAATGATGTCTATGCAATTGATGATGCCCATCTGATCGGCGAAGAGATCCAGGCCCTCCTTCAAAGAGTGGAGAGCCTGGATCCTAAGCTCACGTCCCGGGCCGCTCCCATCCTGACCCAATTCAAGTCCTACCGCCAAAGCGCGGAAGACCTCACGCGTCGCGTGATTGCCAAGGAAATCAGCTTTTCCGGCGAGAATGCCCAGATCAAGAGCCACTTCGCGATTCAGGAGGAAAATTTCCAGCGCATTCATGGCTTTCGCGATGAAATCCATTCCTACTACATTCATGAAATTCGCCAGACATCGGATCGCGGCGAAACCACGATATCCCGCGGCATCATCCTGATCATCGTCAGCCTGGCGATCGCGTTCTTTATCCTGATCTTCCTTCAAAAATCCATCATCACGCCTATCATGCTGCTGGCCAACGCCAGCAGGAAGGTCGCTTTGGGGAGCTTCTCGCGCGTCCCCGAGCGCAGGGGTCAGGATGAAGTTTCGCAGCTCACCAATGACTTCAACCGAATGATCACGTCGCTGGAACTCAGCTCACACACCATGCTGTCCATTATCGAGCACGGTCGCCGTATGGCGGTGAGTTCCTCCCTGCCGCGCCTCAGGACGGCTCTGGCGGATGGCCTGGGCGCATATTCCGATGCGCCGCTGCCGCATGAATTCTGGGTCTCCCTGCGCACGCTGGTTCGTGGTGAAAGCGTTGACAATCGTTTCATCCTGGTCAGTGCCGAAGGGGAGCTTCTGAGCGACACCTGCCTTCTGGACGAGCTGCAGAAGCGGACTCATATCCCTGTCCGCAACCACTATGATGAATCCATCATGGCGATGATCGTGTGTTTCGAACCGGATTTCGAGTCCTCGCCAGTGAAGAGCTTCATCGAGGCCGTTGCCATTCATGTGGCGAGCGCGCTGGATTCGATCAAACTGCAGGACACGATGAACCTTGTGAAAGAGCAGTCGCAGTCCATGCGCACACTGCTTGAAAACATAGACCAGGGTATTTGCACGATAGATTCGTCTCTTAATATCCACGGACCCTATTCACCCTTTCTGGA
- a CDS encoding acyl-CoA dehydrogenase, with protein MTQISALTALNEDEKMFQGEIARFAQQVIKPKVLHMDETETMDPGLIKQLFETGLMGIEMPEELGGAGGSFFMAILAIEELSKVDPSVGVLVDVQNTLVNNIFLRFATDAQKKKYGPMLAASKVGCYCLTEPNSGSDAFAMKARAYDEGSHWRLEGKKIFITNAKEAEIFIVFANANPEKGYKGITAFIVEKGTPGLALGKKEVKLGIRASSTCEVLLDNVKIPKENLMGEYGKGYKIAIETLNEGRIGIAAQMLGLAQGAFDGALKYSKEREQFGKQLADFQGIQFQISEMATEIEAARLMVYNAARLKDAGLPFVKEAAMAKYFVSDVAERVASKALEIYGGYGFIKEFPAEKFYRDAKIGKLYEGTSNMQLQTIFKLLD; from the coding sequence ATGACCCAGATCTCGGCTCTGACTGCCCTGAACGAGGATGAAAAGATGTTTCAGGGCGAAATCGCCCGCTTTGCCCAACAGGTAATCAAACCCAAAGTCCTGCACATGGATGAAACCGAAACCATGGATCCGGGACTGATCAAACAGCTGTTTGAAACAGGCCTCATGGGCATCGAGATGCCGGAAGAATTGGGAGGCGCTGGCGGCAGCTTTTTCATGGCGATTTTAGCCATCGAAGAACTGAGCAAGGTCGATCCTTCCGTGGGCGTGCTCGTCGACGTACAGAATACACTTGTGAATAATATCTTCCTTCGTTTTGCGACCGATGCGCAGAAGAAAAAATACGGTCCGATGCTGGCCGCTTCGAAGGTCGGTTGCTACTGCCTGACCGAACCCAACTCCGGTTCGGATGCGTTCGCCATGAAAGCCCGCGCCTATGACGAAGGCTCGCACTGGCGACTGGAAGGCAAAAAGATCTTCATCACCAACGCGAAGGAAGCGGAAATCTTCATCGTGTTCGCCAACGCCAACCCTGAGAAGGGATATAAAGGCATCACCGCCTTTATCGTGGAGAAAGGCACGCCCGGCCTCGCTCTGGGCAAAAAAGAAGTGAAGCTCGGCATCCGCGCGTCGTCGACCTGCGAAGTCCTGCTCGACAATGTGAAAATCCCCAAGGAAAACCTGATGGGTGAGTACGGCAAGGGTTATAAGATCGCGATTGAAACCCTGAATGAAGGCCGCATCGGCATCGCGGCCCAGATGCTGGGTCTTGCGCAGGGCGCGTTTGATGGCGCTTTGAAGTATTCGAAAGAACGCGAGCAATTCGGCAAGCAACTGGCTGATTTCCAGGGCATTCAGTTCCAGATCTCGGAAATGGCCACGGAAATCGAAGCGGCGCGCCTTATGGTTTATAACGCGGCGCGTCTGAAGGATGCCGGCCTGCCCTTTGTGAAGGAAGCGGCCATGGCCAAGTACTTCGTGTCGGACGTTGCGGAACGCGTGGCTTCGAAAGCCCTCGAAATCTACGGCGGTTACGGCTTTATCAAGGAATTCCCGGCTGAAAAGTTCTATCGGGATGCGAAGATTGGTAAACTGTACGAAGGCACTTCGAACATGCAGCTCCAAACGATCTTTAAACTCCTCGACTGA
- the hemE gene encoding uroporphyrinogen decarboxylase — MNKKPLVDAAFGYKTPRIPIWFLRQAGRYLPEYMEIRRKVDFVELCRTPSLAAEVTLQPLRRYDVDAAIIFSDILIPCTAMGQTLTFDKGHGPELSNTVRSAADLARLRHPNVQKELGYVGDAIALTKQSMKPAQTMIGFAGAPFTVASYMIEGSGSKTFTEVKKLRYLEPQTFKGLLDLLADVTTEYLLMQVQAGAECLMLFDTWANQLTSADYRDFVFPAVNKVIEAVKARWDGPVIYYPGQSLELLFELNGIRADVLAIDWRARMPRAVALIENLGLNVSVQGNLDPQAMLAPEPLLRQMVRDVLEAGTKARGHIFNVGHGLQPHTPPQAVAIAIDEVRRFEAERAKQGHG; from the coding sequence TTGAACAAGAAGCCCTTGGTTGATGCTGCATTTGGTTATAAAACTCCACGCATTCCCATCTGGTTTTTGCGTCAGGCCGGTCGTTATCTGCCGGAATATATGGAAATTCGCAGAAAAGTGGACTTCGTGGAACTCTGCCGCACGCCGTCCCTGGCCGCGGAAGTCACGCTCCAGCCTTTGCGTCGCTACGATGTGGATGCAGCCATCATCTTCTCGGACATTTTGATTCCCTGTACGGCCATGGGCCAGACCCTGACCTTTGATAAGGGTCACGGACCTGAACTCAGCAACACCGTGCGCTCGGCCGCGGACCTTGCCCGACTCCGGCATCCGAACGTTCAAAAGGAACTCGGCTATGTGGGGGATGCCATCGCTTTGACGAAGCAGAGCATGAAACCCGCGCAGACCATGATAGGCTTCGCCGGCGCGCCCTTTACCGTCGCGAGTTACATGATCGAAGGTTCGGGCAGCAAGACCTTCACCGAAGTTAAAAAACTAAGGTATTTGGAGCCGCAAACGTTTAAAGGTCTTTTGGACCTCCTGGCTGATGTCACGACGGAATACCTTCTGATGCAGGTCCAGGCCGGAGCTGAATGCCTCATGCTTTTTGATACCTGGGCGAACCAGCTGACGTCGGCCGATTATCGGGACTTCGTGTTTCCGGCGGTCAACAAGGTCATTGAAGCCGTGAAGGCTCGCTGGGATGGGCCGGTGATTTATTATCCCGGTCAGAGTTTGGAACTCCTTTTCGAATTGAATGGCATTCGGGCCGATGTTTTGGCTATCGATTGGCGGGCGCGTATGCCTCGGGCGGTCGCTTTGATCGAGAATCTGGGTCTCAATGTCAGTGTGCAGGGCAACCTGGATCCGCAGGCCATGCTGGCTCCGGAACCTTTGCTGAGACAGATGGTGCGCGATGTGCTGGAAGCGGGCACCAAGGCGCGCGGACATATATTTAATGTCGGGCATGGCCTGCAGCCGCATACCCCTCCTCAGGCGGTGGCGATTGCGATTGATGAAGTGAGACGCTTCGAGGCGGAACGAGCAAAACAAGGACATGGCTGA
- a CDS encoding L-threonylcarbamoyladenylate synthase, producing the protein MAEHLYTYINPTSEKDLDRVCRLLERDGVIAYPMDHNWAFGCDAGSVKALDRIRRLKPTHPRERPFSLICSDISMAANVATIDNNQYRVLKKCWPGPYTVILKRARNLVRQIKDKRQVVGVRIPESPLIRDLVTRFGRPLATTSVPELADGEIPKFGYQIIEEFGHGIDLLMDLGDELPGLESTVIDFSEDEPVVVRPGVGDPEQFGG; encoded by the coding sequence ATGGCTGAACATCTTTACACCTATATCAATCCCACATCGGAAAAGGACCTGGACCGCGTCTGTCGACTCCTGGAACGTGACGGCGTGATCGCCTATCCGATGGATCATAACTGGGCCTTCGGATGCGATGCGGGCAGCGTGAAGGCGCTCGATCGCATTCGGCGTCTGAAGCCCACCCATCCCAGGGAACGACCTTTCAGTCTGATCTGTTCCGATATTTCGATGGCGGCCAACGTCGCCACGATCGACAACAATCAGTACCGCGTTCTGAAAAAATGCTGGCCGGGACCTTACACCGTGATTCTGAAAAGAGCCCGGAACCTGGTCCGCCAGATCAAGGACAAGCGTCAGGTCGTTGGGGTCCGTATTCCCGAATCCCCGCTCATCCGTGACCTTGTGACCCGCTTCGGGCGGCCTCTGGCCACGACCTCGGTGCCCGAGCTGGCTGACGGGGAGATTCCGAAGTTCGGCTACCAAATCATTGAAGAATTTGGGCACGGTATTGATCTCCTGATGGATTTAGGCGACGAATTGCCTGGACTGGAGTCGACGGTGATCGACTTCTCAGAGGACGAACCGGTGGTGGTTCGGCCCGGGGTCGGTGATCCCGAGCAATTTGGAGGCTAG
- the folD gene encoding bifunctional methylenetetrahydrofolate dehydrogenase/methenyltetrahydrofolate cyclohydrolase FolD has product MTAHIIDGKVIAQNIKNELKQKITAIQAAGKRPPCLAVMLVGNDPASEVYVGHKKKACAEVGIESRSVTLPADVSQETLSEHLRKLNADPNVDGILLQLPLPKHLKSDEAIDLISPEKDVDGLTPYSQGLLNWKRPGLTSCTPLGIMELINSTGVDLRGKRAVVIGRSVLVGLPVAVLLGNAGATVTSINSKTVKPEEICRHADILVVAAGVKHMVKGDWIKPGALVIDVGIHRDGDGKKLVGDVVYEEAMQKAGWITPVPGGVGPMTIASLLSNCMTAYERRMQR; this is encoded by the coding sequence ATGACCGCGCACATCATCGACGGCAAAGTGATTGCTCAGAACATCAAGAACGAATTGAAGCAGAAAATTACGGCAATTCAGGCTGCAGGCAAGCGTCCGCCCTGTCTTGCCGTGATGCTGGTCGGCAATGATCCCGCCAGCGAAGTGTATGTGGGCCATAAGAAAAAAGCCTGCGCGGAAGTCGGCATTGAAAGTCGTTCGGTGACGCTGCCGGCCGACGTCAGCCAGGAAACATTGAGTGAACACCTGCGTAAATTGAATGCCGATCCGAATGTCGACGGCATTCTTCTGCAGCTGCCTCTTCCTAAGCATTTGAAAAGCGATGAGGCCATCGACCTGATTTCTCCGGAAAAGGATGTCGATGGACTGACGCCTTACAGCCAGGGTCTATTGAACTGGAAGCGACCGGGACTTACATCCTGCACGCCGCTGGGCATTATGGAACTGATCAATTCCACCGGCGTGGATCTGAGAGGCAAGCGTGCGGTTGTGATCGGCCGCAGCGTGCTCGTCGGTTTGCCCGTTGCTGTTTTGCTCGGTAACGCCGGCGCCACGGTCACCAGCATCAACTCCAAGACGGTGAAGCCGGAAGAAATCTGTCGTCATGCCGATATTCTGGTCGTCGCAGCCGGTGTGAAGCATATGGTCAAAGGCGATTGGATCAAGCCCGGCGCTCTTGTGATCGACGTCGGCATCCATCGCGATGGTGATGGCAAAAAACTGGTCGGCGATGTCGTCTATGAAGAAGCTATGCAGAAAGCCGGTTGGATCACGCCGGTTCCAGGCGGCGTCGGTCCCATGACCATCGCCAGCCTTCTGAGCAACTGCATGACGGCTTATGAAAGACGCATGCAGCGCTAA